Proteins encoded together in one Bacillota bacterium window:
- a CDS encoding RNA-binding protein → MVLVRTLYVGNLPWATKAEDLTEAFSAYGEVISSRVITDRETGRSRGFGFVEVRDEDADKMIKAMNGTELGGRILTVNEAKPKQQEMA, encoded by the coding sequence ATGGTATTGGTTCGGACATTGTACGTAGGTAATCTTCCCTGGGCAACCAAGGCCGAGGACCTGACTGAAGCTTTTTCCGCCTATGGCGAAGTGATAAGCAGTCGCGTCATCACGGATCGGGAGACCGGTCGTTCGCGAGGGTTTGGTTTTGTTGAGGTCAGAGATGAGGATGCCGATAAAATGATTAAAGCGATGAATGGTACAGAACTGGGTGGACGGATTCTTACCGTTAATGAGGCTAAACCCAAGCAGCAAGAGATGGCTTAA
- the nadD gene encoding nicotinate (nicotinamide) nucleotide adenylyltransferase, which produces MRIGLFGGSFSPIHMGHLAVGALVKDFANLDKVAYLPVGVHTEKIRLLPKEHRVNMVKLAIEDNPDFDICLYEVERETYSYTYETLKALSTQHPDWELYFIIGSDILPQIPRKWYQGKQLLSEFKFLVFGRSSQSQIARVIARDPQLKNFQHNLIPVPMRFSFNISSTLIREQVQQGRTIRYLVPWKVEEYIYRHNLYQDGSE; this is translated from the coding sequence ATGCGGATTGGCTTGTTCGGCGGCAGTTTTTCTCCCATCCATATGGGTCATTTGGCCGTTGGCGCCTTGGTGAAGGATTTTGCTAATCTAGACAAAGTGGCTTACCTCCCGGTTGGGGTTCACACGGAAAAGATCCGGCTACTTCCTAAGGAGCACCGGGTCAACATGGTTAAGTTGGCGATTGAAGACAACCCTGATTTTGATATTTGTTTATACGAGGTCGAAAGAGAAACTTATTCTTATACATACGAGACGCTCAAAGCTTTGTCGACTCAGCACCCTGACTGGGAACTGTATTTTATAATTGGCTCGGATATTTTACCCCAAATCCCCAGGAAATGGTATCAAGGGAAACAACTTTTAAGTGAATTTAAGTTTCTGGTTTTTGGTCGCAGCAGTCAGAGCCAGATAGCCAGAGTCATCGCTAGAGATCCACAATTGAAAAATTTTCAGCATAACTTGATTCCAGTCCCAATGCGTTTTTCATTTAACATTAGTTCAACTTTAATCAGGGAACAGGTCCAACAGGGTCGAACCATTCGGTATTTGGTGCCCTGGAAGGTTGAGGAGTATATTTATCGCCACAATTTATATCAAGACGGTAGTGAATGA
- a CDS encoding glutamate-5-semialdehyde dehydrogenase produces MMQGGTKVLKSQLEEMGRQARAAARQLAGASTQIKNEALLKMADALEARVEEILAANAVDMEAGRAKNMSRTLLDRLLLNKKRIAEMAEGLRAVVGLPDPVGEVVHMWTRPNGLQIGKMRVPLGVVGMIYEARPNVTVDAAGLCLKTGNAIILRGGSEAINSNRAISRIIQEAVVNCGLPAGSIQLVETTDRTAVDIMLKMNGYLDVLIPRGGAELIKKVVENASVPVIETGVGNCHVYVDDEADLAMATEIVVNAKTQRPAVCNAMETLLVHRAVARQFLPLVARELEAREVELRGCPLTREILPQAKPATEDDWYAEYLDLILAIKVVNGLEEALDHIDHYGTKHSEAIITNNYQKARRFLNEVDAAAVYVNASTRFTDGFQFGLGAEIGISTQKLHARGPMGLEELTTIKYIVYGNGQVRR; encoded by the coding sequence ATGATGCAGGGAGGGACAAAGGTGCTGAAAAGTCAATTAGAAGAAATGGGCCGGCAGGCCAGGGCGGCGGCCCGACAGCTCGCCGGGGCCTCGACGCAGATCAAGAATGAGGCTTTACTGAAGATGGCAGATGCACTTGAAGCCAGGGTCGAGGAGATCCTGGCGGCCAATGCCGTGGATATGGAGGCTGGGCGGGCGAAAAATATGTCCCGGACACTGTTAGACCGCTTACTCTTGAATAAGAAACGCATCGCGGAGATGGCTGAAGGGTTGCGAGCGGTGGTGGGGTTACCCGATCCAGTTGGTGAAGTTGTGCACATGTGGACGCGGCCCAATGGCTTGCAAATCGGGAAAATGCGGGTTCCACTTGGCGTGGTGGGCATGATTTACGAGGCTAGACCGAACGTCACGGTTGACGCGGCTGGACTCTGTTTAAAAACCGGTAACGCGATTATCTTACGCGGCGGTTCCGAAGCGATCAACTCGAACCGGGCGATCAGTCGGATCATTCAGGAAGCGGTAGTGAATTGTGGGCTCCCCGCCGGGTCGATCCAGTTAGTGGAGACCACCGACCGAACAGCGGTAGACATAATGCTAAAGATGAACGGGTATCTGGATGTCTTGATTCCGCGGGGTGGAGCTGAACTGATTAAGAAGGTAGTTGAAAATGCGTCTGTTCCGGTGATCGAGACCGGGGTTGGTAACTGTCACGTTTACGTTGACGATGAGGCCGACCTGGCCATGGCGACCGAAATTGTGGTGAACGCCAAAACGCAAAGGCCAGCGGTGTGTAATGCCATGGAAACCCTTCTCGTTCATCGTGCGGTGGCGCGCCAGTTTCTACCGCTGGTGGCCAGGGAACTGGAAGCCCGGGAAGTGGAGTTGCGCGGCTGCCCGCTGACGCGTGAGATCCTGCCCCAGGCCAAGCCAGCCACGGAAGACGACTGGTACGCCGAATACCTGGATTTGATTTTAGCTATTAAAGTGGTGAATGGACTGGAGGAGGCTTTGGACCATATTGACCACTACGGCACCAAACACTCTGAAGCCATTATAACTAATAATTATCAGAAAGCCAGACGCTTCCTCAACGAAGTTGATGCTGCTGCGGTCTACGTTAATGCCTCGACCCGGTTCACCGATGGATTTCAGTTTGGCTTAGGAGCAGAAATCGGGATCAGTACACAGAAGCTACACGCGCGTGGGCCGATGGGTTTGGAAGAACTAACAACTATTAAGTATATTGTTTACGGAAATGGGCAGGTCCGGCGTTAG
- the proB gene encoding glutamate 5-kinase yields the protein MDDVGLDYGQYFAKLTDVRRLVVKVGTSTLTYSTGKLNFTQLERLVRELADLQNQGKEVLLVTSGAVGAGVGKLGLGRRPRTIPEKQAAAAVGMGILMHMYEKLFAEYGQTVAQVLLTRGDIGDRRRYLNARYALCTLLQHGVIPIINENDTVAVEELRFGDNDTLSALVAGLVDANLLIILSDIDGLYTADPRTNPEAVRIPVVKEITPEIECLAHGKGSELASGGMITKIQAAKIACSSGIHLVVAHGQEERVIGRLLQGEPIGTLFLPKENKYGTRQRWIAFGTMVQGTLTVDAGAEDAIVNRGKSLLPSGITRVEGNFEAGNVVKLVSLTGAEIARGIVNYSSEEIEQIKGKHTREIANVLGYKDYDEVIHRNNLTLS from the coding sequence ATGGATGACGTTGGCTTAGATTACGGCCAATACTTTGCGAAGCTGACCGATGTCCGAAGGCTGGTGGTTAAAGTGGGCACCAGCACCCTGACCTATTCGACTGGTAAACTTAATTTTACCCAACTCGAGCGTTTGGTCCGGGAACTGGCTGATTTGCAAAACCAGGGCAAAGAAGTTCTTCTGGTTACCTCAGGCGCGGTCGGGGCTGGGGTTGGAAAGCTTGGCCTGGGGCGGCGGCCGAGGACCATTCCAGAAAAGCAGGCCGCAGCGGCGGTTGGGATGGGGATCCTCATGCACATGTACGAAAAGTTGTTTGCCGAGTATGGTCAAACGGTGGCCCAGGTACTCCTGACTAGAGGGGATATAGGCGACCGGCGCCGCTACCTCAACGCGCGGTACGCTCTCTGCACTTTACTCCAGCACGGGGTCATCCCCATTATTAACGAAAACGATACGGTAGCCGTGGAAGAACTGCGCTTTGGGGATAATGACACGCTTTCTGCCCTGGTGGCCGGACTGGTGGATGCTAATTTATTGATCATCCTTTCTGATATCGATGGGCTTTACACAGCAGACCCGCGGACTAACCCGGAAGCGGTGCGTATTCCCGTGGTCAAAGAGATCACCCCAGAGATAGAATGTCTGGCGCACGGGAAAGGCTCGGAACTGGCGTCAGGGGGGATGATTACCAAGATTCAAGCGGCCAAGATCGCTTGCAGTTCTGGTATCCATCTCGTCGTAGCACATGGCCAGGAAGAGCGCGTCATCGGACGGTTGCTGCAGGGTGAACCGATTGGAACCCTGTTTTTACCCAAAGAAAATAAGTACGGAACAAGACAGCGGTGGATTGCCTTCGGAACAATGGTGCAGGGAACGCTCACGGTAGATGCTGGAGCAGAAGACGCGATTGTCAATCGGGGAAAAAGCCTGCTCCCCAGCGGGATCACCCGGGTGGAGGGGAACTTTGAAGCGGGTAATGTGGTCAAACTGGTCTCTTTGACCGGCGCGGAAATCGCGCGGGGCATTGTTAACTATTCATCCGAGGAAATCGAACAGATCAAAGGGAAGCATACGCGGGAGATTGCCAATGTGCTTGGTTACAAGGACTATGATGAGGTCATTCACCGCAATAATCTGACCCTGTCATGA